The DNA segment GGAGGCCGACTGGTGCTTCGTGCTGGCCCGTACGGAGCCGGGCACGCGCGGCCACCGCGGGCTGTCCTTCCTGCTGGTGCCGATGGACCAGCCGGGCCGGATCGACGTACGGCCGATCCGGCAGATGTCGGGCACCAGCGAGTTCAACGAGGTCTTCTTCGACGGCGCGCGGGCCGCGTGCGCCGTCGGCGGCGAGGGCAACGGCTGGCAGGTCGCCATGGGCCTGCTCGCCCTGGAGCGCGGGGTGTCGACCCTGGTCCAGCAGATCGGCTTCGCACGCGAGTTGAGGGAGGTCGTCGGCGCGGCGGTCGCGTCGGGCGCCACCGCCGACCCGGTGCTGCGCGACCGGCTGGTACGCCAGTGGGCCGAGCTGCGCACCATGCGGTGGAACGCGCTGCGCACCCTGGGGCGTACGGACGACACGGGCGCCCCGAGCGTCGCCAAGCTGCTCTGGGGCGGCTGGCACCAGCGGCTCGGGGAGCTGGCGGTGCAGGTGCGCGGGGCGGGCGGCGCCGTCGGCCCGTCCGACTGGGCGCCGGTGAGTCCGTACGAACTCGACGCACAGCAGCGGCAGTTCCTCTTCAGCCGGGCCGACACGATCTACGGCGGCTCCGACGAGATCCAGCGCACCATCATCGCCGAGCGGGTGCTCGGCCTACCGAGGGAGCCGAGATGAGGGGTGTCGTCTTCGACGGCAAGCAGGCCCAGGTGGTCGACGACCTGGAGATACGTGATCCGGGGCCCGGCGAGGTCCTGGTGGACGTCGCGGCGGCCGGTCTCTGCCACAGCGACCTGTCGGTGATCGACGGGACGATCCCGTTCCCCGTGCCGGTGGTGCTCGGTCACGA comes from the Streptomyces sp. NBC_01471 genome and includes:
- a CDS encoding acyl-CoA dehydrogenase family protein, whose translation is MDFSPGPDDAAFRAEARDWLADHFTGEFTTAEAAGGPGSEHEGAEPRRAWERELGGGGWIGIGWQGDFGNRRATLTQQVVWAEEYAAARAPGRVGHIGENLLAPTLIAFGDDEQKARFLPPIARGEALWCQGYSEPGAGSDLAAVRTAAERDSDGVYHVTGQKIWTSLAREADWCFVLARTEPGTRGHRGLSFLLVPMDQPGRIDVRPIRQMSGTSEFNEVFFDGARAACAVGGEGNGWQVAMGLLALERGVSTLVQQIGFARELREVVGAAVASGATADPVLRDRLVRQWAELRTMRWNALRTLGRTDDTGAPSVAKLLWGGWHQRLGELAVQVRGAGGAVGPSDWAPVSPYELDAQQRQFLFSRADTIYGGSDEIQRTIIAERVLGLPREPR